In the genome of Segatella copri, one region contains:
- the rpsQ gene encoding 30S ribosomal protein S17: protein MVQMETRNLRKVRQGVVISNKMDKTIVIAAKFKEMHPIYGKFVQKTKKYHAHDENNEANVGDTVMIMETRPLSKTKRWRLVQIVEKAK from the coding sequence ATGGTCCAGATGGAAACAAGAAATTTAAGAAAAGTAAGACAGGGTGTTGTTATCAGCAACAAGATGGATAAAACCATTGTTATTGCAGCTAAGTTCAAGGAGATGCACCCTATTTATGGTAAGTTTGTCCAGAAGACAAAGAAGTACCATGCACATGACGAGAACAATGAGGCTAACGTAGGTGATACAGTTATGATCATGGAGACTCGTCCTCTGTCTAAGACTAAGAGATGGAGATTAGTACAAATTGTAGAAAAAGCTAAGTAA
- the rplC gene encoding 50S ribosomal protein L3, producing MPGLIGKKIGMTSVFSADGKNIPCTVIEVGPCVVTQVKTVEKDGYKAYQLGFGEAKEKRTSQPMMGIFKKAGTTPKKHLAEFKFDEEYNLGDTITVEIFNGCKFVDVIGTSKGKGFQGVVKRHGFGGVGQSTHGQDDRARKPGSIGACSYPAKVFKGMRMGGQMGGDRVTTQNLQVLKVIPEQNLLIVKGSFAGCKGSTVLIEK from the coding sequence ATGCCAGGATTAATTGGAAAGAAAATCGGAATGACATCCGTTTTCAGTGCCGACGGTAAGAATATTCCGTGCACTGTTATCGAAGTAGGTCCTTGTGTTGTAACCCAGGTTAAGACCGTAGAGAAGGATGGTTACAAGGCTTATCAGTTAGGTTTCGGTGAGGCTAAGGAGAAGCGTACTTCTCAGCCTATGATGGGAATCTTCAAGAAGGCAGGCACAACACCTAAGAAGCACTTGGCCGAGTTCAAGTTTGATGAGGAGTACAACCTCGGTGACACCATTACAGTTGAAATCTTCAACGGCTGCAAGTTCGTTGACGTAATTGGTACATCAAAGGGTAAAGGCTTCCAGGGCGTTGTAAAGCGTCACGGATTCGGTGGTGTAGGTCAGTCTACTCACGGTCAGGATGACCGCGCTCGCAAGCCGGGATCTATTGGTGCATGTTCTTACCCTGCTAAGGTATTCAAGGGTATGCGCATGGGCGGCCAAATGGGAGGTGACAGAGTTACTACTCAGAACCTTCAGGTGTTAAAGGTAATTCCAGAGCAGAATCTCCTTATCGTTAAGGGTTCTTTCGCTGGATGCAAAGGTTCAACTGTTTTAATTGAGAAATAA
- the rpsN gene encoding 30S ribosomal protein S14, with translation MAKESMKAREIKRAKLVARYAEKREALKKIIATSNDPAEAYEAARKLQAIPKNANPIRLHNRCKITGRPKGYIRQFGLSRIQFREMASAGLIPGVKKASW, from the coding sequence ATGGCAAAAGAATCAATGAAAGCTCGCGAGATTAAGCGTGCAAAGCTTGTAGCTCGTTACGCTGAAAAGCGCGAAGCTCTGAAAAAGATTATTGCAACTTCTAATGATCCAGCCGAAGCATACGAGGCAGCTCGTAAGCTTCAGGCTATCCCTAAGAATGCAAACCCTATCCGTCTTCACAACCGTTGCAAGATCACTGGTCGTCCAAAGGGTTATATCCGCCAGTTCGGTCTTTCTCGTATCCAGTTCCGTGAGATGGCTTCTGCAGGTTTGATTCCAGGTGTAAAGAAGGCAAGCTGGTAA
- the rplD gene encoding 50S ribosomal protein L4 yields the protein MEVSVLDIKGQETGRKVALNDAVFGIEPNDHVLYLDVKQYLANQRQGTAKSKERSEMSGSTRKLGRQKGGGGARRGDINSPVLVGGARVFGPKPRDYRFKLNKKVKILARKSALSYKAQENSIVMLEDFTFEAPKTKEFLSVLKNLKIEGKKVLFVLPESNKNVYLSARNLQRAEVILASNVNSYKVLNADVVVITEKSLETIDQILTK from the coding sequence ATGGAAGTTAGCGTATTAGATATCAAAGGTCAGGAGACCGGCCGCAAGGTAGCTCTTAATGATGCAGTCTTCGGCATTGAGCCTAACGATCACGTTCTCTACCTCGACGTAAAGCAGTATCTCGCTAACCAGCGTCAGGGTACAGCTAAGTCTAAGGAGAGAAGCGAGATGAGCGGTTCTACTCGTAAGCTTGGTCGTCAGAAGGGTGGCGGCGGTGCTCGTCGTGGTGATATTAACTCACCTGTACTCGTAGGTGGTGCTCGCGTATTTGGTCCTAAGCCACGTGATTACCGCTTTAAGCTCAACAAGAAAGTAAAGATTCTTGCTCGTAAGTCAGCATTGTCTTACAAGGCTCAGGAGAACTCTATCGTGATGTTGGAAGATTTCACTTTTGAGGCTCCTAAGACTAAAGAATTCTTAAGTGTTCTTAAGAATCTTAAAATTGAGGGCAAAAAAGTGCTCTTCGTTTTGCCAGAATCAAATAAAAACGTATATTTGTCTGCACGTAACTTACAGCGCGCTGAGGTTATCCTCGCATCTAACGTCAATTCGTACAAAGTTTTGAACGCTGATGTAGTAGTGATTACTGAAAAGTCGCTGGAGACTATCGACCAGATCTTAACAAAGTAA
- the rplX gene encoding 50S ribosomal protein L24: protein MSKLHIKKDDTVIVIAGADKGKTGKVLKVLVDENRAIVEGVHMVSKSTKPSAKNPQGGIVKQEAPIHISNLSLIDPKSGKATRVAIKHEGKNVVRIAKKSGEEIK from the coding sequence ATGAGTAAGTTACATATTAAGAAAGACGATACCGTTATCGTTATTGCCGGTGCTGATAAGGGCAAGACAGGTAAGGTGCTCAAGGTCCTCGTTGACGAGAACCGTGCCATCGTTGAGGGTGTGCACATGGTATCTAAGAGCACTAAGCCATCTGCAAAGAATCCTCAGGGAGGTATTGTTAAGCAGGAGGCTCCTATTCATATCTCAAATTTGAGTTTGATCGATCCTAAGAGTGGCAAGGCTACTCGCGTTGCTATCAAGCATGAGGGTAAAAACGTTGTTCGCATCGCTAAAAAGTCAGGGGAGGAAATCAAGTAA
- the fusA gene encoding elongation factor G: protein MANRDLHLTRNIGIMAHIDAGKTTTSERILFYTGKTHKIGEVHDGAATMDWMAQEQERGITITSAATTCNWNYLGKSYKINLIDTPGHVDFTAEVERSLRVLDGAVATYSAADGVQPQSETVWRQADKYNVPRIGYVNKMDRSGANFFETVQQMKDILGANPIAIQIPIGAEENFKGVVDLIKMKAILWHDETMGAEYDVEEIPADLADEAAEWRDKLLEGAANFDDEVMELYLDGKDIPEEKLLAAIRKGCCAMECCPMLLGSSYKNKGVQPLLDYVCAFLPSPMDTPNIIGTNPDTEEEEDRKPSEDEPTSALAFKIATDPFMGRLVFFRVYSGKVVAGSYVYNPRSGKRERISRLFQMNSKQEIPMESIDAGDIGAGVGFKDIRTGDTLCDEDHPIVLESMTFPDTVISIAVEPKSQADIAKMDNGLAKLAEEDPTFTVRTDEQSGQTIISGMGELHLDIIIDRLKREFKVECNQGKPQVNYKEAITKTAQSRETYKKQSGGRGKFACIDVTIGPKDEDYKEGDLQFINEVKGGNVPKEFIPSVQKGFADCLSNGVLGGFPMTGLKVTLTDGSFHPVDSDQLSFELVAHQAFKVLCPKAGPVLMEPIMKVEVVTPEENMGDVIGDLNKRRGLVQGMEEGRSGARIVKAMVPLAEMFGYVTALRTITSGRATSSMEYDHHAPLSSTIAKAVLEEVKGHAELL from the coding sequence ATGGCAAATCGCGATTTACATTTGACACGTAACATCGGTATCATGGCGCACATCGATGCCGGTAAGACAACAACATCTGAGCGTATCTTGTTCTACACAGGTAAGACTCATAAGATTGGTGAGGTACACGATGGTGCTGCTACAATGGACTGGATGGCCCAGGAGCAGGAGCGTGGTATTACTATTACTTCTGCAGCTACAACTTGTAACTGGAACTATCTCGGTAAGTCTTATAAGATTAACTTGATCGATACTCCGGGACACGTTGACTTCACTGCTGAGGTTGAGCGTTCACTCCGTGTACTCGATGGTGCTGTTGCTACATATTCTGCAGCTGATGGTGTACAGCCACAGTCAGAGACAGTATGGCGCCAGGCTGACAAGTACAATGTACCTCGTATCGGTTATGTAAACAAGATGGACCGTTCAGGTGCTAACTTCTTTGAGACAGTTCAGCAGATGAAGGATATCTTGGGTGCTAATCCTATTGCTATTCAGATTCCTATTGGTGCAGAGGAGAACTTCAAGGGTGTAGTTGACCTGATCAAGATGAAGGCTATTCTCTGGCACGATGAGACTATGGGTGCTGAGTATGACGTAGAGGAAATTCCTGCTGACTTGGCTGATGAGGCTGCTGAGTGGCGTGATAAGCTTCTTGAGGGTGCTGCTAACTTCGATGACGAGGTGATGGAGCTCTATCTCGATGGTAAGGATATTCCTGAGGAGAAGCTCCTCGCTGCTATCCGCAAGGGTTGCTGCGCTATGGAGTGCTGCCCAATGTTGCTCGGTTCTTCATACAAGAACAAGGGTGTTCAGCCATTGCTCGACTATGTATGCGCATTCTTGCCTTCACCAATGGATACTCCAAATATCATCGGTACTAACCCTGATACTGAGGAGGAAGAGGATCGCAAGCCATCTGAGGATGAGCCAACATCTGCTCTCGCATTTAAGATTGCTACAGACCCATTCATGGGCCGCTTGGTATTCTTCCGTGTTTACTCAGGTAAGGTTGTTGCTGGTTCTTACGTTTACAACCCACGTTCCGGTAAGCGCGAGCGTATCAGCCGTCTGTTCCAGATGAACTCAAAGCAGGAGATTCCAATGGAGTCTATCGATGCTGGTGATATCGGTGCAGGTGTAGGTTTCAAGGATATCCGTACAGGTGATACACTCTGTGATGAGGATCACCCAATCGTATTGGAGTCTATGACATTCCCTGATACTGTGATCTCTATCGCAGTTGAGCCAAAGAGCCAGGCTGACATCGCTAAGATGGATAACGGTCTCGCTAAGTTGGCTGAGGAGGACCCAACCTTCACAGTTCGTACAGACGAGCAGAGCGGTCAGACTATCATCTCTGGTATGGGTGAGCTCCACTTGGATATCATCATCGACCGTTTGAAGCGTGAGTTCAAGGTTGAGTGTAACCAGGGTAAGCCTCAGGTTAACTACAAGGAGGCTATCACTAAGACAGCTCAGAGCCGTGAGACTTACAAGAAGCAGTCTGGTGGTCGTGGTAAGTTCGCTTGTATCGACGTAACCATCGGTCCTAAGGACGAGGATTACAAGGAGGGCGACTTGCAGTTCATCAACGAGGTTAAGGGTGGTAACGTTCCTAAAGAATTCATCCCATCTGTACAGAAGGGCTTCGCTGATTGCTTGTCAAATGGTGTACTCGGTGGCTTCCCAATGACAGGTTTGAAGGTAACTTTGACCGATGGTAGCTTCCACCCAGTTGACTCTGACCAGTTGTCATTCGAGTTGGTAGCACATCAGGCATTCAAGGTACTTTGCCCTAAGGCAGGTCCTGTTTTGATGGAGCCTATCATGAAGGTAGAGGTTGTTACTCCAGAAGAGAACATGGGTGATGTAATCGGTGACTTGAACAAGCGCCGTGGTCTCGTTCAGGGTATGGAGGAAGGCCGTAGCGGTGCTCGCATCGTAAAGGCTATGGTTCCATTGGCTGAGATGTTCGGTTATGTAACAGCTTTGCGTACTATCACTTCTGGTCGTGCAACAAGCTCTATGGAGTATGATCACCATGCACCTCTCTCTTCAACAATCGCTAAGGCAGTGTTGGAGGAGGTTAAGGGTCACGCAGAACTCCTTTAA
- the rplP gene encoding 50S ribosomal protein L16, producing MLQPKRVKYRRPQDGRGNKGNAHRGTQLAFGSFGIKTLESKWIDSRQIEAARVALNRYMNRQGQVWIRIFPDKPITRKPADVRMGKGKGDPAGWVAPVTPGRILFEVEGVSFDIAKEGLRLCAQKLPVKTKFIVRRDYDKNA from the coding sequence ATGTTACAGCCAAAAAGAGTAAAATATAGAAGACCTCAAGATGGTCGTGGCAACAAAGGCAACGCTCATAGAGGTACACAATTGGCATTCGGTTCTTTCGGCATCAAGACTCTTGAGTCAAAGTGGATCGATAGCCGTCAGATCGAGGCAGCTCGTGTGGCATTGAACCGCTACATGAATCGTCAGGGTCAGGTCTGGATCCGCATTTTCCCTGATAAGCCAATCACTCGTAAGCCAGCCGATGTCCGAATGGGTAAAGGTAAGGGTGATCCAGCAGGATGGGTTGCACCTGTTACACCAGGTCGCATTCTCTTTGAAGTAGAGGGTGTTAGTTTCGACATCGCAAAGGAGGGACTCCGTCTTTGCGCTCAGAAACTTCCTGTGAAGACTAAGTTTATTGTTAGACGTGATTACGATAAAAACGCTTAA
- the rpsJ gene encoding 30S ribosomal protein S10, with the protein MSQKIRIKLKSYDHQLVDKSAEKIVKAVKATGAIVSGPIPLPTHKRIFTVNRSTFVNKKSREQFQLSDFKRLIDIYSSTAKTVDALMKLELPSGVEVEIKV; encoded by the coding sequence ATGAGTCAGAAAATCAGAATTAAGCTGAAGTCTTACGACCACCAGTTGGTTGACAAGTCAGCTGAGAAGATTGTGAAGGCTGTTAAGGCAACAGGCGCTATCGTTAGCGGTCCTATTCCATTGCCAACACACAAGCGTATTTTTACTGTAAACCGCAGTACTTTCGTTAACAAGAAGTCTCGCGAGCAGTTCCAGCTCTCAGATTTCAAGCGTCTCATCGACATCTACAGCTCAACAGCTAAGACAGTTGATGCCTTGATGAAGCTTGAATTGCCAAGTGGTGTAGAAGTAGAAATCAAAGTCTAA
- the rplV gene encoding 50S ribosomal protein L22, whose protein sequence is MGARKHIAAEKLKEARKNLYFAKLVGVPSSPRKMRYVVDMIRGMEVNRALGVLRFSKKQASADVEKLLRSAIANWEAKNNRKAEDGELYISKVFVDEGVTMKRMRPAPQGRGYRIRKRSNHVTLFVDAKTNDEK, encoded by the coding sequence ATGGGAGCAAGAAAACATATTGCGGCTGAGAAATTGAAAGAAGCCCGTAAAAACTTGTACTTCGCTAAGTTGGTAGGCGTTCCTTCTTCTCCACGTAAGATGCGCTATGTAGTAGACATGATTCGTGGTATGGAGGTTAACCGTGCACTCGGAGTACTTCGCTTCTCTAAGAAGCAGGCATCTGCTGACGTTGAGAAATTACTTCGTTCAGCTATCGCTAACTGGGAGGCAAAGAATAATCGCAAGGCTGAAGACGGTGAGCTTTATATCAGTAAGGTCTTCGTTGACGAAGGCGTTACAATGAAACGTATGAGACCTGCACCACAGGGTCGTGGTTATAGAATCCGTAAGCGTTCTAACCATGTAACTCTCTTTGTTGATGCAAAAACTAATGACGAAAAATAA
- the rpsC gene encoding 30S ribosomal protein S3 codes for MGQKVNPISNRLGVIRGWDSNWFGGKNFGDNLVEDQKIRKYLNERLAKASVSRIVIERTLKLVTITICTARPGIVIGKGGQDVDKLKEELKKLYKKDIQINIFEVKKPELDATIVGKNIASQIEHMIAYRRAIKMAVANTMRAGAEGIKIQITGRLNGAEMARKEMYKEGRTPLHTFRADIDYCQCEALTKVGLLGIKVWICRGEVYGKADLTPNFSQDNKSNNNRGNGRSNNRGGNRKRNNNR; via the coding sequence ATGGGACAGAAAGTTAATCCGATTAGTAACCGACTTGGTGTTATCCGTGGTTGGGATTCAAATTGGTTCGGTGGTAAGAACTTCGGTGACAACCTCGTTGAGGATCAGAAAATCCGTAAGTATCTTAACGAGCGCCTTGCTAAGGCAAGCGTTTCTCGTATCGTTATCGAACGTACATTGAAGCTTGTTACCATTACTATTTGCACAGCCCGTCCAGGTATTGTCATTGGTAAAGGTGGTCAGGATGTAGATAAGTTGAAGGAAGAGTTGAAGAAGCTTTATAAGAAAGATATTCAGATCAACATCTTCGAGGTTAAGAAGCCTGAGCTTGATGCTACCATCGTAGGTAAGAACATCGCGAGCCAGATTGAGCACATGATTGCTTATCGTCGCGCTATCAAGATGGCAGTTGCTAACACTATGCGTGCTGGTGCTGAGGGTATCAAGATTCAGATTACAGGTCGTCTGAACGGTGCTGAAATGGCACGTAAGGAAATGTACAAGGAGGGTCGTACTCCTCTTCACACTTTCCGTGCAGACATCGACTACTGCCAGTGCGAGGCACTTACTAAGGTAGGTTTGCTTGGTATCAAGGTTTGGATTTGTCGTGGTGAGGTTTATGGTAAGGCTGATCTTACTCCAAACTTCTCTCAGGATAACAAGAGCAACAACAACCGTGGTAACGGTCGCTCTAACAACCGTGGTGGTAATCGTAAAAGAAACAATAACCGTTAA
- the rplW gene encoding 50S ribosomal protein L23 gives MAFIIKPLVTEKMTKITDKQPNRYGFVVRPEANKLEIKKEVESLYNVTVVDVNTIRYAGKRSARYTKAGLVKGQKNAFKKAIVTLKEGDTIDFYSNI, from the coding sequence ATGGCATTTATTATCAAACCATTGGTTACTGAGAAGATGACCAAGATTACAGACAAGCAGCCTAACCGCTATGGCTTCGTTGTTCGTCCTGAGGCTAATAAGCTCGAGATTAAGAAGGAAGTTGAGAGTCTGTATAATGTTACAGTAGTTGACGTGAACACAATTCGCTACGCTGGCAAGCGCTCTGCCCGTTACACTAAGGCAGGTCTTGTTAAGGGTCAGAAGAATGCGTTCAAGAAGGCAATCGTTACTCTTAAGGAGGGCGATACAATTGATTTTTACAGCAATATTTAA
- the rpsS gene encoding 30S ribosomal protein S19 — translation MSRSLKKGPYINVSLEKKILAMNESGKKNVVKTWARASMISPDFVGHTVAVHNGNKFIPVYVTENMVGHKLGEFAPTRRFGGHSGNRK, via the coding sequence ATGAGTCGTTCACTTAAAAAAGGTCCATACATCAACGTTTCTCTCGAGAAGAAGATTCTCGCTATGAACGAGAGTGGCAAGAAGAATGTTGTTAAGACATGGGCTAGAGCTTCAATGATATCTCCTGATTTCGTAGGACATACTGTTGCAGTTCATAACGGTAACAAATTTATCCCTGTTTATGTTACAGAGAATATGGTTGGCCACAAGCTTGGAGAGTTCGCTCCAACACGTCGCTTTGGCGGTCACTCTGGTAACAGAAAGTAA
- the rpsL gene encoding 30S ribosomal protein S12: protein MPTISQLVRKGRRVLVDKSKSPALDSCPQRRGVCVRVYTTTPKKPNSAMRKVARVRLTNSKEVNSYIPGEGHNLQEHSIVLVRGGRVKDLPGVRYHIVRGTLDTAGVANRTQRRSKYGAKRPKAKK, encoded by the coding sequence ATGCCTACTATTTCACAGTTAGTAAGAAAAGGCAGACGAGTTTTGGTAGACAAGAGCAAGTCACCAGCTTTGGATTCATGTCCACAGCGTCGTGGTGTTTGTGTCCGTGTTTACACAACAACTCCTAAGAAGCCTAATTCGGCAATGCGTAAGGTTGCCCGTGTTCGTTTGACAAACTCTAAGGAGGTTAACTCTTACATCCCAGGAGAGGGTCACAACTTGCAGGAGCACTCAATCGTATTGGTTCGTGGTGGTCGTGTTAAGGACCTTCCTGGTGTACGTTATCACATCGTTCGTGGTACTCTTGATACTGCAGGTGTTGCAAACCGTACACAGCGTCGTTCTAAGTACGGTGCTAAGCGTCCAAAGGCTAAGAAGTAA
- the rplE gene encoding 50S ribosomal protein L5, producing the protein MDTAQLKKVYKETIAPSLQKQFNYSSAMEIPVLKKIVINQGLGDATQDKKIVDVAINEITAITGQKAVATYSKKDIANFKLRKKMPIGVMVTLRRERMYEFLEKLVRVSLPRIRDFKGIESKFDGRGNYTLGITEQIIFPEINIDEIDRIQGMNITFVTTAKTDEEGFALLKAFGLPFKNANKD; encoded by the coding sequence ATGGATACAGCACAGTTAAAGAAAGTATATAAGGAGACTATCGCTCCTTCTTTGCAGAAGCAGTTCAACTATTCTTCAGCAATGGAAATTCCTGTGTTGAAGAAGATTGTTATCAACCAGGGTCTCGGTGATGCTACACAGGACAAGAAGATTGTTGACGTAGCTATCAATGAGATTACTGCTATCACCGGTCAGAAGGCTGTTGCTACATATTCTAAGAAGGATATTGCAAACTTCAAGCTTCGTAAGAAGATGCCTATCGGTGTTATGGTAACATTGCGTCGTGAGCGTATGTATGAGTTCTTGGAGAAGCTCGTTCGTGTTTCTCTTCCTCGTATCCGCGACTTCAAGGGTATTGAGAGCAAGTTTGATGGCCGTGGTAACTATACATTGGGTATCACTGAGCAGATTATCTTCCCTGAGATCAACATCGATGAGATCGATCGCATCCAGGGTATGAACATCACCTTCGTTACAACTGCTAAGACAGACGAGGAAGGTTTTGCTCTTTTGAAGGCATTTGGTCTTCCATTCAAGAACGCAAATAAAGATTAA
- the rpsG gene encoding 30S ribosomal protein S7 → MRKAKPKKRVILPDPVFNDQKVSKFVNHLMYDGKKNTSYEIFYNALDTVKAKMANEEKSALEIWKQALDNITPQVEVKSRRIGGATFQVPTEIRPDRKESISMKNLIIFARKRGGKTMADKLAAEIMDAYNNQGGAFKRKEDMHRMAEANRAFAHFRF, encoded by the coding sequence ATGAGAAAAGCAAAACCAAAGAAGAGAGTGATCCTTCCAGATCCAGTCTTCAACGACCAGAAGGTCTCTAAATTCGTAAATCATTTGATGTATGACGGTAAGAAGAATACATCTTATGAGATTTTCTACAATGCACTCGATACCGTAAAGGCTAAGATGGCTAACGAGGAGAAGTCTGCACTTGAGATTTGGAAGCAGGCTCTCGATAATATTACTCCACAGGTTGAGGTTAAGAGCCGCCGTATCGGTGGTGCTACTTTCCAGGTTCCTACAGAAATTCGTCCTGATCGTAAGGAGAGTATCTCTATGAAGAATCTTATTATCTTCGCTCGTAAGCGTGGTGGTAAGACTATGGCAGATAAGCTCGCTGCTGAGATTATGGATGCTTATAACAATCAGGGTGGCGCTTTCAAGCGCAAGGAGGATATGCATCGTATGGCTGAGGCTAACCGTGCATTTGCTCACTTCAGATTCTAA
- a CDS encoding DUF3467 domain-containing protein, whose product MEENKNNQEQSQFQMGIKPEVAEGTYSNLALITHSSSDFILDFACALPGMPQPQIKSRVIMAPEHAKRLLQALQGNIYNYEQTFGKIKIADEQERTIAPFGTPKGEA is encoded by the coding sequence ATGGAAGAAAATAAGAATAATCAAGAGCAGAGTCAGTTTCAGATGGGCATCAAGCCAGAGGTTGCAGAAGGCACCTATTCAAATTTGGCTTTGATTACTCACTCAAGTTCTGATTTCATTTTGGATTTTGCATGTGCACTCCCAGGAATGCCACAGCCACAGATTAAGAGCCGTGTTATCATGGCACCAGAACATGCTAAGCGTCTGCTTCAGGCATTGCAGGGTAATATCTACAATTACGAGCAGACTTTTGGTAAGATTAAGATTGCCGATGAGCAAGAGCGTACCATCGCTCCATTCGGTACTCCAAAAGGAGAGGCTTAA
- the rplN gene encoding 50S ribosomal protein L14 codes for MIQAESRLTVCDNSGAREALCIRVLGGTGRRYASVGDVIVVAVKNVIPSSDLKKGAVSKALIVRTKKEIRRPDGSYIRFDDNACVLLNNAGELRGSRIFGPVARELRAVNMKVVSLAPEVL; via the coding sequence ATGATACAGGCAGAATCAAGACTTACAGTATGTGACAACAGCGGTGCTCGCGAGGCTCTTTGCATTCGAGTTCTCGGTGGTACAGGCCGTCGTTACGCTAGTGTTGGTGACGTGATTGTCGTTGCTGTCAAGAACGTTATCCCATCAAGTGATTTGAAGAAAGGTGCAGTATCAAAGGCTTTGATTGTTCGCACAAAGAAGGAAATTCGTCGTCCAGACGGTTCATATATCCGTTTCGATGATAACGCTTGTGTATTGCTCAACAATGCAGGTGAGCTTCGTGGTAGCCGTATCTTCGGCCCTGTTGCTCGTGAGCTTCGTGCAGTTAATATGAAAGTCGTTTCTTTGGCACCTGAGGTTCTTTAA
- the rpmC gene encoding 50S ribosomal protein L29 translates to MKIAEIKNIETKELVEKLEAAVDALNKKKINHNVTPLENPSEIKVARRDIARMKTELRQRELNK, encoded by the coding sequence ATGAAGATTGCAGAAATTAAAAATATCGAGACCAAGGAATTGGTTGAGAAGTTGGAGGCAGCTGTTGACGCTTTGAACAAGAAGAAGATCAACCACAATGTAACTCCACTTGAGAATCCATCAGAGATTAAGGTTGCTCGTCGTGATATCGCACGTATGAAAACTGAACTTCGTCAGAGAGAACTTAACAAATAA
- the rplB gene encoding 50S ribosomal protein L2: MAVRKLKPVTPGQRHKVIGTFEDITASVPEKSLVYGKRSTGGRNNTGKMTVRYIGGGHKQKYRLIDFKREKDGVPAVVKTIEYDPNRSARIALLYYADGEKRYIIAPNGLEVGATLMSGAEAAPEIGNCLPLANIPVGTVIHNIELRPGQGALLVRSAGNFAQLTSREGSYCVIKLPSGETRQILSACKATVGSVGNSDHALEQSGKAGRSRWLGRRPHNRGVVMNPVDHPMGGGEGRQSGGHPRSRKGLYAKGLKTRAPKKLSNKYIIERANKK, translated from the coding sequence ATGGCAGTACGTAAATTAAAACCGGTTACTCCGGGTCAAAGACACAAGGTTATTGGCACGTTCGAGGATATTACTGCATCCGTGCCAGAGAAGTCTCTCGTTTACGGTAAACGTTCTACCGGCGGTCGAAACAACACCGGTAAGATGACCGTTCGCTACATTGGCGGTGGTCACAAGCAGAAGTATCGTTTAATCGACTTCAAACGTGAGAAAGATGGTGTTCCAGCAGTTGTTAAGACAATCGAGTACGATCCAAATCGTTCGGCTCGTATCGCATTGCTTTACTACGCTGATGGTGAAAAACGTTACATTATTGCTCCTAACGGACTTGAGGTAGGCGCTACTTTGATGTCAGGTGCAGAAGCTGCTCCTGAGATTGGTAACTGTCTTCCTTTGGCAAACATCCCTGTTGGTACAGTGATCCACAACATTGAGTTGCGTCCTGGTCAGGGTGCCTTGTTGGTTCGTTCGGCTGGTAATTTTGCTCAGTTGACTTCTCGTGAGGGCAGTTATTGTGTAATTAAGCTCCCTTCTGGTGAAACACGCCAGATTTTGAGTGCTTGTAAGGCTACAGTTGGTAGTGTTGGTAACTCTGACCACGCTCTTGAGCAGTCTGGTAAGGCTGGTCGCTCACGCTGGTTGGGTCGTCGTCCACACAACCGTGGTGTTGTTATGAACCCTGTTGATCACCCAATGGGTGGTGGTGAAGGTCGCCAGAGTGGTGGTCACCCACGTTCACGTAAGGGCTTGTACGCTAAGGGTCTTAAGACTCGCGCACCTAAGAAGCTTTCTAACAAGTATATTATCGAAAGAGCTAACAAAAAATAA